In a single window of the Platichthys flesus chromosome 5, fPlaFle2.1, whole genome shotgun sequence genome:
- the LOC133953608 gene encoding putative methyltransferase NSUN7 isoform X1 yields MCCNLCTLLPGVFSVFICYFTSSNFFPSLLLLHLSPEPPSTAPPPSDQAYLQAAVVFQQLREEKPGPLQPLRYGKKTDTPLPEGGDKPTQRRAFQLAFNTLKYQDLLEDIITDSCFHTSQQISADLLPLAMVMLFDFQDRKFTMREQTSTELEEPLQEVRELERNLYKRKTKLAASLARCRVRLNLQSVSCFLSDPVRTKQHRANRLPLFAWVNTLKSSVEEVCEALQVAGLCEAEDLTDLKDLAFCRDSLCPDTLVFSWQLVARLQHSSLTAAHVLNIQDRSVCVAVSVLRPLLFDNGDVLVVGSFSAVTVAHVAVVASARSGRVLLCGADHTSSQLEDIQGLLGDMDIKNVRILSEAFSGLSEWDASVQRLKVIMVLPQCSSSALNDPVPTIHSEHGKWDLLSDLSHGSVAQRKIHMMAAQQARLLAHTLTFPKVQTVVYCSRSVYPEENEQLVKRVLNKTHTHPKLLPFRVNGPIFPVDSESGDATESKFFRLEPSQVTNGCFVARLSRQADPTMVETVQDVLARAAAKGLLGGILPEQLKTGKKGKSRKSRESGERGLPEEERGEGEVKGTEEEEEGKREEDGGKRRGVKGRKRKLKQGQKQSKAPADTKQQTKSPKKKPTKKKGNQSHPTKRPSKSKQRRFPRLTLTLMSSEKTSNQLSPITALAHRLSETPVSGSQQTVSSAPSSAGKHLSPAPTAPPTPPGASRLLQGHNSLPMREEKSSRDGDKSASPLKARGKVVGSQEVRKAARSSVLPPLPSPSSGSLRSRTGSSPSHTSHSHHRHMSTSSSSVSLPGL; encoded by the exons ATGTGCTGTAACTTATGTACTTTACTTCCTGGTGTGTTTTCCGTATTCATCTGTTATTTCACCTCCTCCAATTTCTTCCCTTCCCTGCTTCTCCTTCATCTATCCCCCGAACCCCCTTCCACAGCCCCCCCTCCATCAGATCAGGCCTATCTGCAGGCGGCGGTGGTCTTCCAGCAGCTGCGTGAGGAGAAGCCAGGCCCACTTCAGCCTCTGCGTTATGGGAAGAAGACGGACACGCCCCTGCCCGAGGGCGGAGACAAACCCACGCAGAGACGGGCCTTCCAGCTCGCCTTCAACACGCTCAAAT ACCAAGATTTACTGGAGGACATCATCACTGACAGCTGCTTCCACACCTCGCAGCAAATT TCAGCTGACTTGTTGCCCCTGGCGATGGTGATGCTGTTCGACTTCCAGGACCGAAAGTTCACGATGCGTGAACAAACCTCAacggagctggaggagcctcTACAGGAAGTcagggagctggagaggaatCTGTacaa GCGTAAGACCAAGCTGGCAGCATCTCTGGCTCGGTGCAGGGTGAGACTGAATCTGCAGAGCGtctcctgttttctttctgatCCCGTCAGGACCAAACAGCACCGAGCCAATCGTCTGCCCCTGTTCGCGTGGGTCAACACGCTGAAGAGCAG TGTGGAAGAAGTGTGTGAAGCGCTGCAGGTGGCGGGCTTGTGTGAAGCCGAAGACCTGACCGACCTGAAGGACCTGGCGTTCTGCCGGGACTCGCTCTGTCCCGACACGCTCGTCTTCTCCTGGCAGCTTGTCGCTCGGCTCCAGCACAGCAGCCTCACTGCAGCACATGTCCTGAACATACAG GACAGGAGCGTGTGTGTGGCGGTGAGCGTGTTACGCCCCCTGCTGTTTGATAACGGTGACGTCCTGGTGGTGGGGTCTTTCTCGGCTGTGACTGTGGCTCACGTGGCCGTGGTGGCTTCCGCCCGCTCGGGCCGAGTGCTGCTGTGTGGTGCTGATCACACGTCCTCTCAGCTGGAGGACATTCAGGGCCTGCTCGGAGACATGGACATCAAGA ATGTGCGGATCCTGTCGGAGGCATTCAGTGGTCTGAGCGAGTGGGACGCCTCCGTCCAGCGTCTGAAGGTCATCATGGTCCTACCTCAGTGTTCGTCCTCCGCCCTCAACGACCCCGTGCCCACCATACACAGCGAACATGGAA AATGGGATCTGCTGTCAGACTTGTCTCACGGTTCTGTAGCCCAACGGAAGATACACATGATGGCCGCCCAGCAGGCACGACTGTTAGCGCACACCCTGACCT TCCCGAAGGTGCAGACGGTGGTTTACTGCTCACGTTCAGTTTATCCTGAGGAGAACGAACAGCTGGTGAAAAGAGtgttaaacaaaacacacactcaccccaaACTGCTGCCcttcag gGTGAACGGTCCAATTTTCCCGGTTGACTCCGAGTCGGGAGACGCCACCGAATCCAAGTTCTTCAGACTCGAACCCTCTCAGGTCACCAACGGCTGCTTCGTGGCCAGGCTGTCCCGACAG GCTGATCCCACCATGGTGGAGACGGTGCAGGACGTGCTGGCAAGGGCGGCAGCGAAGGGCCTCCTGGGCGGAATATTACCGGAGCAATTAAAAACTGGGAAAAAGGGGAAAAGCAGGAAGAGCCGTGAATCCGGCGAGAGAGGTCTGCCcgaagaggagagaggtgaggggGAGGTCAAGGgtactgaggaggaggaggaaggcaaaagggaggaagatggaggaaagaggagaggggtCAAAGGGCGCAAGCGAAAGCTCAAACAAGGacaaaagcaaagcaaagctcCTGCagacaccaagcagcagactaAAAGCCCCAAAAAGAAACCAACGAAGAAAAAAGGCAACCAATCACATCCCACCAAACGTCCCTCAAAGAGCAAACAAAGGCGATTCCCTCGTCTCACGTTGACCTTGATGTCCTCAGAGAAAACATCCAACCAATTGTCCCCCATCACAGCCCTGGCCCACAGGCTGAGTGAGACTCCGGTGAGCGGGTCCCAACAGACGGTCTCCAGCGCCCCTTCCTCTGCTGGGAAACACCTCTCGCCTGCACCAACAGCTCCACCCACCCCCCCTGGGGCCTCTAGGCTGCTGCAGGGACATAACTCGCTCCCCATGAGGGAAGAGAAATCATCAAGGGACGGAGACAAATCAGCGAGTCCGTTAAAGGCCCGGGGGAAGGTGGTCGGATCACAGGAAGTGAGGAAGGCCGCGAGAAGCTCTGTCCTTCCACCCCTTCCCTCCCCGTCCTCTGGATCTCTACGCAGCAGGACTGGTAGTTCTCCATCCCACACGTCCCACTCTCACCACAGGCAcatgtccacctcctcctcctcagtgtctctGCCGGGATTATAG
- the LOC133953608 gene encoding putative methyltransferase NSUN7 isoform X2, which yields MSSVVPSRRIVNDKAPPPSDQAYLQAAVVFQQLREEKPGPLQPLRYGKKTDTPLPEGGDKPTQRRAFQLAFNTLKYQDLLEDIITDSCFHTSQQISADLLPLAMVMLFDFQDRKFTMREQTSTELEEPLQEVRELERNLYKRKTKLAASLARCRVRLNLQSVSCFLSDPVRTKQHRANRLPLFAWVNTLKSSVEEVCEALQVAGLCEAEDLTDLKDLAFCRDSLCPDTLVFSWQLVARLQHSSLTAAHVLNIQDRSVCVAVSVLRPLLFDNGDVLVVGSFSAVTVAHVAVVASARSGRVLLCGADHTSSQLEDIQGLLGDMDIKNVRILSEAFSGLSEWDASVQRLKVIMVLPQCSSSALNDPVPTIHSEHGKWDLLSDLSHGSVAQRKIHMMAAQQARLLAHTLTFPKVQTVVYCSRSVYPEENEQLVKRVLNKTHTHPKLLPFRVNGPIFPVDSESGDATESKFFRLEPSQVTNGCFVARLSRQADPTMVETVQDVLARAAAKGLLGGILPEQLKTGKKGKSRKSRESGERGLPEEERGEGEVKGTEEEEEGKREEDGGKRRGVKGRKRKLKQGQKQSKAPADTKQQTKSPKKKPTKKKGNQSHPTKRPSKSKQRRFPRLTLTLMSSEKTSNQLSPITALAHRLSETPVSGSQQTVSSAPSSAGKHLSPAPTAPPTPPGASRLLQGHNSLPMREEKSSRDGDKSASPLKARGKVVGSQEVRKAARSSVLPPLPSPSSGSLRSRTGSSPSHTSHSHHRHMSTSSSSVSLPGL from the exons ATGAGCAGTGTTGTTCCCTCGAGGAGGATTGTGAACGACAAAG CCCCCCCTCCATCAGATCAGGCCTATCTGCAGGCGGCGGTGGTCTTCCAGCAGCTGCGTGAGGAGAAGCCAGGCCCACTTCAGCCTCTGCGTTATGGGAAGAAGACGGACACGCCCCTGCCCGAGGGCGGAGACAAACCCACGCAGAGACGGGCCTTCCAGCTCGCCTTCAACACGCTCAAAT ACCAAGATTTACTGGAGGACATCATCACTGACAGCTGCTTCCACACCTCGCAGCAAATT TCAGCTGACTTGTTGCCCCTGGCGATGGTGATGCTGTTCGACTTCCAGGACCGAAAGTTCACGATGCGTGAACAAACCTCAacggagctggaggagcctcTACAGGAAGTcagggagctggagaggaatCTGTacaa GCGTAAGACCAAGCTGGCAGCATCTCTGGCTCGGTGCAGGGTGAGACTGAATCTGCAGAGCGtctcctgttttctttctgatCCCGTCAGGACCAAACAGCACCGAGCCAATCGTCTGCCCCTGTTCGCGTGGGTCAACACGCTGAAGAGCAG TGTGGAAGAAGTGTGTGAAGCGCTGCAGGTGGCGGGCTTGTGTGAAGCCGAAGACCTGACCGACCTGAAGGACCTGGCGTTCTGCCGGGACTCGCTCTGTCCCGACACGCTCGTCTTCTCCTGGCAGCTTGTCGCTCGGCTCCAGCACAGCAGCCTCACTGCAGCACATGTCCTGAACATACAG GACAGGAGCGTGTGTGTGGCGGTGAGCGTGTTACGCCCCCTGCTGTTTGATAACGGTGACGTCCTGGTGGTGGGGTCTTTCTCGGCTGTGACTGTGGCTCACGTGGCCGTGGTGGCTTCCGCCCGCTCGGGCCGAGTGCTGCTGTGTGGTGCTGATCACACGTCCTCTCAGCTGGAGGACATTCAGGGCCTGCTCGGAGACATGGACATCAAGA ATGTGCGGATCCTGTCGGAGGCATTCAGTGGTCTGAGCGAGTGGGACGCCTCCGTCCAGCGTCTGAAGGTCATCATGGTCCTACCTCAGTGTTCGTCCTCCGCCCTCAACGACCCCGTGCCCACCATACACAGCGAACATGGAA AATGGGATCTGCTGTCAGACTTGTCTCACGGTTCTGTAGCCCAACGGAAGATACACATGATGGCCGCCCAGCAGGCACGACTGTTAGCGCACACCCTGACCT TCCCGAAGGTGCAGACGGTGGTTTACTGCTCACGTTCAGTTTATCCTGAGGAGAACGAACAGCTGGTGAAAAGAGtgttaaacaaaacacacactcaccccaaACTGCTGCCcttcag gGTGAACGGTCCAATTTTCCCGGTTGACTCCGAGTCGGGAGACGCCACCGAATCCAAGTTCTTCAGACTCGAACCCTCTCAGGTCACCAACGGCTGCTTCGTGGCCAGGCTGTCCCGACAG GCTGATCCCACCATGGTGGAGACGGTGCAGGACGTGCTGGCAAGGGCGGCAGCGAAGGGCCTCCTGGGCGGAATATTACCGGAGCAATTAAAAACTGGGAAAAAGGGGAAAAGCAGGAAGAGCCGTGAATCCGGCGAGAGAGGTCTGCCcgaagaggagagaggtgaggggGAGGTCAAGGgtactgaggaggaggaggaaggcaaaagggaggaagatggaggaaagaggagaggggtCAAAGGGCGCAAGCGAAAGCTCAAACAAGGacaaaagcaaagcaaagctcCTGCagacaccaagcagcagactaAAAGCCCCAAAAAGAAACCAACGAAGAAAAAAGGCAACCAATCACATCCCACCAAACGTCCCTCAAAGAGCAAACAAAGGCGATTCCCTCGTCTCACGTTGACCTTGATGTCCTCAGAGAAAACATCCAACCAATTGTCCCCCATCACAGCCCTGGCCCACAGGCTGAGTGAGACTCCGGTGAGCGGGTCCCAACAGACGGTCTCCAGCGCCCCTTCCTCTGCTGGGAAACACCTCTCGCCTGCACCAACAGCTCCACCCACCCCCCCTGGGGCCTCTAGGCTGCTGCAGGGACATAACTCGCTCCCCATGAGGGAAGAGAAATCATCAAGGGACGGAGACAAATCAGCGAGTCCGTTAAAGGCCCGGGGGAAGGTGGTCGGATCACAGGAAGTGAGGAAGGCCGCGAGAAGCTCTGTCCTTCCACCCCTTCCCTCCCCGTCCTCTGGATCTCTACGCAGCAGGACTGGTAGTTCTCCATCCCACACGTCCCACTCTCACCACAGGCAcatgtccacctcctcctcctcagtgtctctGCCGGGATTATAG